One genomic window of Sodaliphilus pleomorphus includes the following:
- a CDS encoding CvpA family protein has product MTAIDMLIMATLAAGAVHGFRKGIIDRLSWAAGIVAGLAACRILGARAVDLFCMLCPSYVQWPAPRLAASVAALATLFALVYLSCRVAGLAVKGVSHGLRMGSLDRAAGAVGSLVMTLLVLGLVLDAALLLRPRAGVLDRALQRRDPVLVATMMAAPLMLGADSVSLELPAAPAPSVENNNVSSAPGQSAT; this is encoded by the coding sequence ATGACTGCAATCGACATGCTCATTATGGCGACACTCGCGGCTGGAGCCGTGCATGGTTTTCGCAAGGGAATCATCGACAGGCTCTCGTGGGCGGCAGGCATCGTGGCAGGCTTGGCGGCCTGCAGGATACTGGGGGCGCGGGCTGTCGACCTGTTCTGCATGCTGTGCCCTTCCTATGTGCAGTGGCCCGCGCCGCGGCTCGCTGCAAGTGTGGCAGCCCTGGCCACGCTCTTCGCCCTGGTCTACCTCTCTTGTCGAGTGGCCGGGCTTGCAGTCAAGGGCGTGTCGCACGGGCTCAGGATGGGCAGCCTCGACAGGGCTGCCGGTGCCGTGGGGAGCTTGGTCATGACCTTGCTCGTGCTCGGACTCGTGCTCGATGCGGCATTGCTGCTCAGGCCGCGAGCAGGTGTGCTCGACAGGGCGCTCCAGCGGCGCGACCCGGTGCTGGTGGCGACCATGATGGCTGCCCCGCTCATGCTGGGAGCCGACTCGGTGAGTCTGGAGCTGCCGGCGGCGCCTGCCCCAAGTGTTGAAAACAATAACGTGAGTTCTGCCCCTGGACAGAGTGCAACATAG